Proteins from one Arthrobacter sp. Soc17.1.1.1 genomic window:
- a CDS encoding ABC transporter permease, translated as MSAASPPAPGTAAPLAARVLRHGGYEALAMLRNGEQLVLAIVLPLLALTALVITPLLDAYGPSRIDVAAPGVLALCTMSTAFTGQGIATGFDRRYGVLRFLSTTPLGRSGLILGKAAAVAAVLAVQLVVIGGAAVLMGWSPRAEGLLPAALLLLVGSAAFTALGLLVAGTLRPEATLAVTNLVWILLAAAGGVIIPAASLPAAAEPFVAVLPSAALGDGLRSALADGVLDPIACLVLLAWAALAGLAAIRWFKWS; from the coding sequence ATGAGCGCGGCGTCCCCTCCCGCCCCCGGCACGGCGGCACCCCTCGCGGCGCGCGTGCTGCGCCACGGCGGCTACGAGGCACTGGCCATGCTCCGCAACGGCGAGCAGCTCGTCCTGGCGATCGTCCTGCCGCTCCTGGCGCTGACCGCCCTGGTGATCACGCCGCTGCTGGACGCGTACGGGCCCAGTCGCATCGACGTCGCCGCGCCCGGCGTCCTGGCCCTGTGCACCATGTCCACCGCCTTCACGGGGCAGGGCATCGCCACGGGCTTCGACCGCCGCTACGGAGTCCTCCGGTTCCTGTCGACCACCCCGCTCGGCCGGTCCGGGCTGATCCTCGGCAAGGCCGCCGCCGTCGCCGCCGTCCTCGCCGTGCAGCTCGTGGTCATCGGCGGTGCCGCGGTGCTCATGGGCTGGTCGCCGCGGGCCGAGGGACTGCTCCCGGCCGCCCTGCTGCTGCTCGTCGGGTCCGCGGCCTTCACCGCCCTCGGCCTGCTCGTGGCCGGGACCCTGCGCCCCGAGGCGACGCTCGCCGTCACCAACCTCGTGTGGATCCTGCTCGCCGCGGCGGGCGGGGTCATCATCCCGGCGGCGAGCCTGCCCGCCGCCGCCGAACCGTTCGTCGCCGTCCTCCCGTCCGCCGCGCTGGGTGACGGCCTGCGGAGTGCCCTCGCGGACGGCGTCCTCGATCCCATCGCGTGCCTGGTGCTCCTCGCCTGGGCCGCCCTCGCCGGCCTCGCGGCCATCCGCTGGTTCAAATGGAGCTGA
- a CDS encoding ABC transporter ATP-binding protein: MPTPPPALEIDGLVKDFGPVGALDGRMVRVLEGVSLTASRGAVTVLLGANGAGKTTTLECAQGLQRADGGTVRLLGEDPYRASPHLRARVGVMLQDGGLPPSVRPLALLRHVASMYSSPLPVDTLAERLGLDEFGSVSIRRLSGGQKQRLALACALVGRPEVVFLDEPSAGLDPQSRTIVFELIRELRADGLAVILTTHLLDDAQRLADYVYILEGGRTVAEGTVAALTADKDADGMRELRFETVPGLALPPDLLPHLHQREDEPGQYVLRGALTASDVAQLARWWDACGVMPTAISMAPRSLEDVFLDISGRSIR; this comes from the coding sequence GTGCCGACACCTCCCCCAGCCCTCGAGATCGACGGCCTCGTCAAGGACTTCGGACCCGTCGGCGCGCTCGACGGGCGGATGGTGCGCGTGCTCGAAGGCGTGAGCCTGACCGCGTCGCGCGGCGCCGTCACCGTCCTCCTCGGGGCCAACGGAGCCGGCAAGACGACGACGCTCGAGTGCGCCCAGGGGCTCCAGCGCGCCGACGGGGGTACGGTGCGCCTCCTCGGCGAGGACCCGTACCGCGCTTCGCCGCACCTGCGCGCGAGGGTGGGGGTGATGCTCCAGGACGGCGGGCTCCCGCCGTCCGTGCGCCCGCTGGCCCTCCTGCGGCACGTCGCCTCCATGTACAGCTCGCCGCTGCCGGTCGATACGCTCGCCGAGCGCCTCGGGCTGGACGAGTTCGGGAGCGTGTCCATCCGCAGGCTCTCCGGCGGGCAGAAGCAGCGCCTGGCCCTCGCGTGCGCCCTCGTGGGCCGGCCCGAGGTCGTGTTCCTCGACGAACCGAGCGCGGGCCTCGACCCGCAGTCCCGCACCATCGTGTTCGAGCTGATCCGCGAGCTGCGCGCGGACGGCCTCGCCGTCATCCTGACCACGCACCTGCTCGACGACGCCCAGCGGCTCGCGGACTACGTCTACATCCTCGAGGGCGGCCGGACCGTCGCCGAGGGCACGGTCGCCGCCCTGACCGCCGACAAGGACGCCGACGGCATGCGGGAGCTGCGGTTCGAGACGGTGCCCGGCCTCGCGCTGCCGCCGGACCTGCTCCCCCATCTGCACCAGCGCGAGGACGAGCCGGGACAGTACGTCCTCCGGGGCGCCCTCACGGCCTCCGACGTCGCGCAGCTGGCGCGCTGGTGGGACGCCTGCGGCGTCATGCCCACGGCGATCTCCATGGCGCCGCGTTCCCTCGAGGACGTCTTCCTCGACATCTCCGGAAGGAGCATCCGATGA
- a CDS encoding helix-turn-helix transcriptional regulator, translating to MTATPRADAQAPAGAPAEPSVDRTADRTAQIVSPDPDERTRDRVLSAVLERGPVSAAELGDGLGFTPAAMRRHLDALSQDGLIEVKRSRASATGAGRPARRYVLSQRGQAKMGNDYLDIATAALAQLGAAAGPSAIKEFARTRFSGMEERYRPIVEAAGPDLEARARALAAALTTDGFVGSTKTVGLPQGRGARSVPRARPVMLSVQLCQGHCPIQGLASAFPAFCEQETGVFARLLGVDVRRLSTLAAGGHVCTTHIPLGRTTAVPPPGTPDASGPAALPDDPAAAAPGTPATLSIHQQGRP from the coding sequence GTGACCGCAACACCCCGCGCTGACGCCCAGGCTCCTGCCGGCGCCCCCGCCGAGCCGTCGGTTGACCGGACGGCTGACCGGACGGCGCAGATCGTCTCGCCCGATCCCGACGAGCGCACCCGCGACCGCGTCCTGTCCGCCGTCCTCGAGCGCGGCCCCGTCAGTGCGGCCGAACTCGGTGACGGCCTCGGCTTCACCCCGGCAGCCATGCGCCGCCACCTCGACGCCCTCTCGCAAGACGGTCTGATCGAGGTCAAGCGCTCCCGCGCCTCGGCGACCGGAGCAGGCCGACCCGCCCGCCGCTACGTCCTCAGCCAGCGCGGCCAGGCCAAGATGGGCAACGACTACCTCGACATCGCCACGGCCGCCCTCGCCCAGCTGGGCGCAGCGGCCGGACCGTCGGCCATCAAGGAGTTCGCCCGCACACGGTTCTCCGGCATGGAGGAGCGCTACCGCCCCATCGTCGAGGCCGCGGGCCCCGACCTGGAGGCACGCGCGCGTGCCCTGGCGGCCGCGCTGACCACGGACGGCTTCGTCGGCTCCACCAAGACCGTGGGGCTGCCGCAGGGACGCGGCGCCCGCAGCGTGCCGCGCGCCCGCCCGGTGATGCTCAGCGTCCAGCTCTGCCAGGGGCACTGCCCCATCCAGGGCCTCGCCTCCGCCTTCCCCGCCTTCTGCGAGCAGGAGACCGGCGTCTTCGCCCGCCTGCTCGGCGTCGACGTGCGCCGCCTGTCGACGCTCGCCGCCGGCGGTCATGTCTGCACCACCCACATACCCCTGGGACGGACGACGGCGGTGCCCCCACCGGGCACGCCCGATGCCTCCGGACCCGCAGCGCTGCCGGACGATCCGGCAGCAGCGGCCCCCGGCACCCCAGCAACGCTATCCATCCATCAGCAAGGAAGGCCATGA
- the sufB gene encoding Fe-S cluster assembly protein SufB, whose product MTDQVDRKPVASAVPESVISDILEKNPELEGIGTYQYGWADKNEASDNARRGLSEEVVRDISAKKNEPEWMLDLRLKGLKYFDRKPMPAWGADLSGIDFDNIKYFVRSTEKQANTWEDLPEDIRTTYEKLGIPEAERARLVSGVAAQYESEVVYHQLREDLERQGVIFLDTDTALREHPEIFKEYFGTIIPVGDNKFASLNTAVWSGGSFVYVPKGVHVEIPLQAYFRINTENMGQFERTLIIADEDSYVHYIEGCTAPIYTSDSLHSAVVEIVVKKGARVRYTTIQNWSNNVYNLVTKRAIAHEGATMEWIDGNIGSKVTMKYPAVYLVGEHAKGETLSIAFAGEGQHQDTGSKMVHIAPNTKSSIISKSVARGGGRAAYRGLVQVRDGAKHSANTVRCDALLVDTISRSDTYPYVDIREDDVTMGHEATVSRVSEEQLFYLMSRGLPEDEAMAMIVRGFIEPIARELPMEYALELNRLIELQMEGAVG is encoded by the coding sequence ATGACGGATCAAGTAGACCGCAAGCCAGTCGCGTCGGCAGTGCCGGAGTCGGTGATCAGCGACATCCTGGAGAAGAACCCGGAGCTCGAGGGCATCGGCACCTACCAGTACGGCTGGGCCGACAAGAACGAGGCCAGCGACAACGCGCGCCGCGGCCTGAGCGAGGAGGTCGTCCGCGACATCTCCGCCAAGAAGAACGAGCCCGAGTGGATGCTCGATCTCCGCCTCAAGGGCCTCAAGTACTTCGACCGCAAGCCCATGCCGGCCTGGGGCGCTGACCTCTCCGGCATCGACTTCGACAACATCAAGTACTTCGTGCGCTCCACGGAGAAGCAGGCGAACACGTGGGAGGACCTCCCCGAGGACATCCGCACCACGTACGAGAAGCTCGGCATCCCCGAGGCCGAGCGCGCGCGCCTCGTCTCCGGCGTCGCCGCCCAGTACGAGTCCGAGGTGGTGTACCACCAGCTCCGTGAGGACCTCGAGCGCCAGGGCGTCATCTTCCTCGACACCGACACCGCACTGCGCGAGCACCCGGAGATCTTCAAGGAGTACTTCGGCACGATCATCCCCGTGGGCGACAACAAGTTCGCCTCGCTCAACACCGCGGTGTGGTCCGGCGGCTCGTTCGTGTACGTGCCGAAGGGCGTCCACGTCGAGATCCCGCTGCAGGCCTACTTCCGGATCAACACCGAGAACATGGGGCAGTTCGAGCGCACGCTCATCATCGCCGACGAGGATTCCTACGTGCACTACATCGAGGGCTGCACCGCCCCGATCTACACGTCGGACTCCCTGCACTCGGCCGTCGTCGAGATCGTGGTCAAGAAGGGCGCCCGCGTCCGCTACACCACCATCCAGAACTGGTCGAACAATGTGTACAACCTCGTGACCAAGCGCGCCATCGCGCACGAGGGCGCCACCATGGAGTGGATCGACGGCAACATCGGCTCGAAGGTCACCATGAAGTACCCGGCCGTGTACCTGGTCGGCGAGCACGCCAAGGGCGAGACGCTCTCCATCGCCTTCGCCGGCGAGGGACAGCACCAGGACACCGGATCGAAGATGGTGCACATCGCGCCCAACACCAAGTCCTCGATCATCTCCAAGTCCGTGGCGCGCGGCGGTGGACGGGCCGCCTACCGCGGGCTCGTCCAGGTGCGCGACGGCGCCAAGCACTCCGCGAACACCGTGCGCTGCGACGCGCTGCTGGTCGACACCATCTCGCGCTCGGACACGTACCCTTACGTGGACATCCGCGAGGACGACGTCACCATGGGCCACGAGGCCACCGTGTCGCGCGTCAGCGAGGAGCAGCTGTTCTACCTCATGTCCCGCGGACTCCCCGAGGACGAGGCCATGGCCATGATCGTGCGCGGGTTCATCGAGCCCATCGCCCGCGAGCTGCCCATGGAGTACGCGCTCGAGCTGAACCGGCTCATCGAACTGCAGATGGAAGGGGCCGTAGGCTAG
- the sufD gene encoding Fe-S cluster assembly protein SufD: MAETTHTDIAPTTDPEGEVTDLGDLDEKARLGAPSGAAAAIDGLTEEGESLSAGNTGSEQFGLKKHSHGNAPVVPEASRGERRRSFDLADFPTLTGLEEDWRFTPLKRLRGLHTDALTGPAPAVEVTGAGNVTVETVERTDARLGSAATPEDRVSAAAWNAFSHATVITIPKETVADGEVMVGVTGSATDAAAQHILIHAEAFSKAVVVLDHSGSATLAQNVEIMVGDGAELTVVSVQEWDDDAVHVSSQQARVGRDARYKHVVVSLGGDLVRLTPSSIFTATGAEVEMYGLYFADAGQHLEQRLLVDHAVPNCKSRVTYKGALQGADAHTVWVGDVLIRKAAEGTDTYETNRNLILTDGARSDSVPNLEIETGLIEGAGHASATGRFDDEHLFYLMARGIPEKAARRLVVRGFLTEVIQQIKVPALEERLSASVERELAAGNL; this comes from the coding sequence ATGGCTGAGACCACCCACACGGACATAGCACCCACGACCGACCCCGAGGGCGAGGTCACCGATCTCGGCGACCTCGACGAGAAGGCCCGCCTGGGCGCCCCCTCGGGCGCCGCGGCCGCCATCGACGGGTTGACGGAGGAAGGCGAGAGCCTCTCCGCCGGCAATACGGGCTCGGAGCAGTTCGGCCTCAAGAAGCACAGCCACGGCAACGCCCCCGTGGTGCCCGAGGCGTCGCGCGGGGAGCGGCGCAGGTCCTTCGACCTCGCCGACTTCCCGACGCTCACCGGGCTCGAGGAGGACTGGCGCTTCACGCCGCTCAAGCGCCTTCGCGGGCTGCACACCGACGCCCTGACCGGACCGGCCCCCGCCGTCGAGGTCACCGGCGCCGGGAACGTCACCGTCGAGACGGTGGAGCGCACCGATGCCCGCCTCGGCTCCGCCGCGACGCCCGAGGACCGCGTCTCCGCCGCAGCGTGGAACGCGTTCTCGCACGCGACCGTGATCACCATCCCGAAGGAGACGGTGGCCGACGGCGAGGTCATGGTCGGTGTCACCGGATCGGCCACCGACGCTGCGGCGCAGCACATCCTCATCCACGCCGAGGCCTTCTCCAAAGCTGTCGTCGTCCTGGACCACTCCGGGTCGGCCACGCTCGCCCAGAACGTCGAGATCATGGTCGGCGACGGCGCGGAGCTGACCGTCGTCAGCGTCCAGGAGTGGGACGACGACGCCGTCCACGTGTCCTCTCAGCAGGCCAGGGTGGGCCGCGACGCCCGCTACAAGCACGTGGTCGTCAGCCTCGGCGGCGACCTCGTGCGGCTCACGCCGTCGTCGATCTTCACCGCGACCGGCGCGGAGGTCGAGATGTACGGGCTGTACTTCGCCGACGCCGGCCAGCACCTCGAGCAGCGCCTCCTCGTGGACCACGCCGTCCCCAACTGCAAGTCGCGCGTCACCTACAAGGGCGCCCTGCAGGGCGCCGACGCACACACCGTGTGGGTGGGCGACGTGCTGATCCGCAAGGCGGCCGAGGGCACCGACACGTACGAGACGAACCGCAACCTGATCCTCACGGACGGCGCGCGCTCGGACTCCGTGCCGAACCTCGAGATCGAGACGGGCCTCATCGAGGGTGCCGGCCACGCCAGCGCCACCGGCCGCTTCGACGACGAGCACCTGTTCTACCTCATGGCCCGCGGCATCCCCGAGAAGGCCGCACGCCGCCTCGTGGTCCGCGGCTTCCTCACCGAGGTCATCCAGCAGATCAAGGTCCCCGCCCTCGAGGAGCGCCTCTCCGCGTCGGTGGAGCGCGAGCTCGCGGCAGGAAACCTCTGA
- a CDS encoding non-heme iron oxygenase ferredoxin subunit, with translation MADAPRGELICSVDDIQVKQALRVLIDDYPVVVVRDSDGEIHALGDTCSHADISLSEGDVEGCAIECWGHGSQFDLRSGAPLQLPAYEPVPVFALEIHDGDVYVDVATVTNGAPAPQLG, from the coding sequence ATGGCCGACGCGCCCCGCGGCGAGCTGATCTGCAGTGTCGACGACATCCAGGTCAAGCAGGCGCTGCGCGTCCTGATCGACGACTACCCCGTGGTCGTCGTCCGCGACTCCGACGGCGAGATCCACGCGCTGGGCGACACGTGCTCCCACGCGGACATCTCCCTCTCCGAGGGCGACGTCGAGGGGTGCGCCATCGAATGCTGGGGCCACGGCTCCCAGTTCGACCTGCGCAGCGGCGCCCCGCTGCAGCTCCCGGCCTACGAGCCCGTGCCGGTGTTCGCCCTCGAGATCCACGACGGCGACGTGTACGTGGACGTCGCGACGGTCACCAACGGAGCACCCGCCCCGCAGCTCGGCTAG
- the sufC gene encoding Fe-S cluster assembly ATPase SufC, protein MSTLEIKDLHVSIDTEQGNIPILRGVTLTINTGETHAIMGPNGSGKSTLASTIAGHPRYKVDSGSITLDGEDVLSMSVDERARAGLFLAMQYPVEVPGVTMTNFLRTAKTALDGEAPSLRHWTKDVKTAMAQLRIDADFAQRNVNEGFSGGEKKRVEILQLELFRPKFAILDETDSGLDVDALKVVSEGVNREHSKGEMGTLLITHYTRILRYIKPDFVHVFVAGRIAEEGGPELADRLEEEGYDRFTAQSAVEA, encoded by the coding sequence ATGAGCACACTTGAAATCAAGGACCTGCACGTCAGCATCGACACCGAGCAGGGCAACATCCCCATCCTCCGGGGGGTCACGCTGACCATCAACACCGGCGAGACCCACGCCATCATGGGCCCGAACGGCTCCGGGAAGTCGACCCTCGCGTCGACCATCGCCGGGCACCCACGCTACAAGGTGGACAGCGGTTCCATCACGCTCGACGGCGAGGACGTCCTGTCCATGAGCGTCGACGAGCGGGCCCGCGCCGGGCTCTTCCTCGCCATGCAGTACCCCGTCGAGGTGCCCGGCGTGACCATGACCAACTTCCTGCGCACCGCGAAGACCGCGCTCGACGGCGAGGCCCCGAGCCTGCGCCACTGGACCAAGGACGTGAAGACCGCCATGGCGCAGCTGCGCATCGACGCGGACTTCGCCCAGCGCAACGTCAACGAGGGCTTCTCCGGCGGCGAGAAGAAGCGGGTGGAGATCCTCCAGCTCGAGCTCTTCCGCCCCAAGTTCGCGATCCTCGACGAGACCGATTCCGGCCTCGACGTCGACGCCCTCAAGGTCGTCTCCGAGGGAGTCAACCGCGAGCACTCGAAGGGCGAGATGGGCACGCTGCTCATTACCCACTACACGCGGATTCTGCGCTACATCAAGCCGGACTTCGTCCACGTGTTCGTCGCCGGACGCATCGCCGAGGAGGGCGGACCGGAACTCGCGGACCGGCTCGAGGAAGAGGGCTACGATCGGTTCACGGCGCAGTCCGCGGTCGAGGCCTAG
- a CDS encoding metal-sulfur cluster assembly factor — protein sequence MSDVQQAPTALDDIEEALRDVIDPELGVNIVDLGLLYGLNYAEDGALLIDMTLTTAACPLTDVLEEQVGQALDGVVDEWRLNWVWMPPWGPERITEDGRDQMRALGFNI from the coding sequence ATGAGTGATGTGCAGCAGGCGCCCACCGCGCTGGATGACATCGAGGAGGCGCTGCGGGACGTGATCGACCCGGAGCTCGGCGTGAACATCGTCGACCTCGGCCTCCTGTACGGCCTGAACTACGCGGAGGACGGCGCCCTCCTGATCGACATGACCCTCACCACCGCCGCCTGCCCGCTGACCGACGTGCTCGAGGAGCAGGTGGGCCAGGCTCTGGACGGTGTCGTCGACGAGTGGCGGCTGAACTGGGTGTGGATGCCGCCGTGGGGTCCCGAGCGGATCACCGAGGACGGCCGCGACCAGATGCGGGCCCTCGGCTTCAACATCTGA
- a CDS encoding energy-coupling factor transporter transmembrane component T family protein, translating to MRGYGSTLGLYRPGSGFLYRVPLWPKAVVSLACAVVVIAWRSPGTSAVALVLTLGALTLGARLSPARVLRMLLPAFPVLGILAVYQGVTQGWLQAVAVVGGIAACLLAARAVTLTTPLQDLLDGVARLARPFRAVGADPERFALALSIMLRSIPYLAGLFVDVRDAARARGLERDPRVAVTPLVVGAVAYAHRTGEALAARGLGDEGQDDGQDDGQDDGHHAGGGSRR from the coding sequence GTGAGGGGCTACGGCAGCACGCTCGGGCTGTACCGGCCCGGCTCGGGCTTCCTCTACCGGGTGCCGCTGTGGCCGAAGGCGGTCGTGTCCCTCGCGTGCGCCGTCGTGGTGATCGCGTGGCGCTCACCCGGTACGAGCGCCGTCGCCCTCGTGCTCACACTCGGCGCCCTGACCCTGGGCGCACGTCTCTCCCCCGCCCGCGTCCTCCGGATGCTCCTGCCGGCGTTCCCCGTGCTGGGGATCCTCGCCGTGTACCAGGGCGTGACCCAGGGCTGGCTGCAGGCGGTGGCCGTGGTGGGCGGTATCGCGGCGTGCCTGCTCGCGGCGCGGGCCGTGACCCTGACGACGCCCCTGCAGGACCTGCTCGACGGTGTGGCGCGGCTCGCGCGGCCCTTCCGGGCGGTGGGTGCCGACCCGGAGCGGTTCGCCCTCGCGCTGTCGATCATGCTGCGCAGCATCCCGTATCTCGCGGGGCTGTTCGTCGACGTCCGCGATGCGGCGCGCGCGCGGGGGCTGGAGCGCGATCCGCGCGTCGCGGTGACGCCGCTGGTGGTCGGCGCCGTGGCGTACGCGCACCGTACGGGCGAGGCCCTCGCGGCGCGGGGTCTGGGCGACGAGGGACAGGACGACGGGCAGGACGACGGGCAGGACGACGGGCATCACGCGGGAGGCGGGAGCCGGCGCTGA
- a CDS encoding energy-coupling factor ABC transporter ATP-binding protein, with product MIEFRGAGVRADGGRTLLHPLSLTLTEDRISVIGANGSGKSTLLRLVNGLLVPSEGSVAVLGRDTRSEGHAVRRSVGFVFTDPLSQLVLPTGREDVELSLRSRRLPAAERRRQGEAVLRRFGVEHLADRSIYDLSGGERQILALAVVLAVEPRILVADEPTTLLDLRNDARVRSLIAGLDQQVVFTTHNLDFALESDRTLVVDDGRIVFDGAPAEAVARYRAAAAASVPASGTDTT from the coding sequence GTGATCGAGTTCCGGGGCGCGGGCGTCCGCGCCGACGGCGGACGGACACTCCTCCACCCGCTCAGCCTGACCCTGACCGAGGACCGGATCTCGGTGATCGGCGCCAACGGTTCCGGCAAGTCCACACTCCTCCGCCTCGTCAACGGCCTCCTCGTCCCGTCCGAGGGGTCCGTGGCCGTGCTCGGCCGGGACACCCGGTCCGAGGGGCACGCCGTCCGGCGCAGTGTCGGCTTCGTGTTCACCGACCCGCTCTCGCAGCTCGTCCTGCCCACGGGGCGCGAGGACGTGGAGCTGTCCCTGCGGTCCCGGAGGCTGCCGGCGGCGGAGCGGCGGCGGCAGGGTGAGGCCGTGCTGCGCCGCTTCGGGGTGGAGCACCTGGCCGACCGCAGCATCTACGACCTCTCGGGCGGGGAACGACAGATCCTCGCCCTCGCCGTGGTCCTCGCCGTGGAGCCGCGCATCCTCGTGGCTGACGAGCCCACCACCCTGCTGGACCTCCGCAACGACGCCCGGGTCCGGTCGCTCATCGCGGGCCTCGACCAGCAGGTGGTGTTCACCACACACAATCTCGACTTCGCCCTCGAGAGCGACCGGACGCTCGTGGTCGACGACGGCAGGATCGTCTTCGACGGTGCGCCGGCCGAGGCCGTTGCCCGCTACCGCGCGGCCGCTGCAGCATCCGTGCCCGCGTCGGGGACGGACACGACGTGA
- a CDS encoding biotin transporter BioY: MQPAGTADAGPARSRRPSSRRRWDTTDLSLVAVFAALIAALAILPGIPVGPLGVPITLQTLGVMLAGVVLGPGRGTAAVLLYLVAGLIGLPVFSGFSGGFGVLAGPSAGYLLAFPLAALVAGSLAALVLRRAERFRTVLLFLACLAASLATVHPLGIAGLVVNAGLPLRDAIIVDAAYLPGDVLKNLLAAVLAVSVHRAFPRLLGGRRSGA, from the coding sequence ATGCAGCCAGCCGGAACAGCCGATGCAGGACCGGCCCGCAGCCGCCGGCCGTCGTCCCGCCGGAGGTGGGATACCACCGATCTCTCGCTGGTCGCGGTCTTCGCCGCCCTCATTGCCGCCCTTGCAATCCTACCCGGAATCCCGGTGGGCCCGCTCGGGGTGCCCATCACACTCCAGACGCTCGGGGTGATGCTCGCCGGGGTGGTCCTCGGGCCGGGGCGCGGCACGGCCGCCGTCCTGCTCTACCTCGTCGCCGGGCTGATCGGCCTGCCGGTGTTCAGCGGCTTCAGCGGCGGCTTCGGCGTCCTCGCCGGGCCGTCGGCCGGGTATCTCCTGGCATTCCCGCTGGCCGCCCTCGTCGCCGGCTCGCTGGCCGCGCTCGTGCTGCGCAGGGCCGAGCGCTTCCGCACCGTCCTGCTGTTCCTCGCCTGCCTCGCCGCGAGCCTCGCGACCGTCCATCCGCTCGGCATCGCGGGACTCGTCGTGAACGCCGGGCTGCCGCTGCGGGACGCGATCATCGTCGACGCCGCCTACCTCCCCGGGGACGTCCTCAAGAACCTGCTGGCCGCGGTGCTCGCCGTGTCCGTCCACCGGGCGTTCCCGCGCCTGCTCGGCGGGCGGCGCTCGGGCGCGTGA